In the Deinococcus ficus genome, one interval contains:
- a CDS encoding DUF1684 domain-containing protein, with the protein MGYCEDVQEFRDRKDAHFRTGKGPIPEDVLDEFTGLSYYGADRGMSYVLPLTRAALDTSAEFTLETNTGEPRVMACYGTVTVPMLEGEYTLSVFAPLGEDAPQRVFIPFRDATSGNETYGAGRYLDAPVAQDEAGNPIVNVDFNMAYHPYCAYSDGWTCPLPPRENWLPEAVRAGERLPVQAN; encoded by the coding sequence ATGGGGTACTGCGAGGACGTGCAGGAATTCCGGGACCGCAAGGACGCGCACTTCCGGACCGGCAAGGGCCCCATTCCGGAAGACGTGCTGGACGAGTTCACGGGCCTGAGTTACTACGGCGCGGACCGCGGCATGAGTTACGTCCTGCCCCTGACCCGCGCGGCCCTGGACACCAGCGCGGAGTTCACGCTGGAGACGAACACCGGCGAGCCGCGTGTCATGGCGTGCTACGGCACGGTGACGGTGCCGATGCTGGAAGGCGAGTACACCCTGAGCGTGTTCGCGCCGCTGGGTGAGGACGCGCCGCAGCGGGTGTTCATTCCGTTCCGGGACGCCACGAGCGGCAACGAGACGTACGGCGCGGGCCGCTACCTGGACGCGCCCGTCGCGCAGGACGAGGCCGGGAACCCCATCGTGAACGTGGACTTCAACATGGCGTACCACCCGTACTGCGCGTACAGCGACGGCTGGACCTGCCCGCTGCCCCCCCGGGAGAACTGGCTGCCGGAGGCGGTGCGGGCCGGAGAGCGGCTGCCCGTGCAGGCGAACTGA
- a CDS encoding bifunctional 3,4-dihydroxy-2-butanone-4-phosphate synthase/GTP cyclohydrolase II encodes MSLSPIPELLEELRAGRPVIVVDDEGRENEGDLLMPAGAATPEWVNFMAREGRGLICVTLPPERAAALNLTPMVGSSTDPNGTAFTVSVDHVSNSTGISAFDRAATIAALVRDDATPDEFRRPGHIFPLVARPGGVLRRAGHTEAGCDLARLAGFAPLGVICEIMGDSGEMSRLPDLLVFAEKHGLKVGSIADLIAYRLAHDPFMEVAAEARLPTRFGEFRLVGFQDTLSGAEHVALVMGEVTPEPLLVRVHSECLTGDAFHSLKCDCGPQLDAAMQAIAQEGRGAVIYLRQEGRGIGLLNKIRAYALQDQGADTVDANLKLGLPADARDFGIGAQMLHLLGARDLRIMTNNPLKLHSLSGFGLNVVERVPLHVGHTHENAAYLQTKRDRMGHL; translated from the coding sequence ATGAGCCTCTCCCCCATTCCCGAACTGCTGGAGGAACTGCGCGCGGGCCGGCCGGTGATCGTGGTGGACGACGAGGGCCGCGAGAACGAGGGCGACCTGCTGATGCCCGCCGGGGCCGCGACGCCCGAATGGGTGAACTTCATGGCGCGCGAGGGCCGCGGCCTGATCTGCGTGACGCTGCCCCCGGAGCGGGCGGCGGCGCTGAACCTCACACCGATGGTCGGGTCCAGCACGGACCCGAACGGCACGGCGTTCACCGTCAGCGTGGACCATGTGAGCAACAGCACCGGGATCAGCGCCTTCGACCGGGCCGCCACGATCGCCGCGCTCGTCCGCGATGACGCCACGCCGGACGAGTTCCGCCGGCCCGGGCACATCTTTCCGCTGGTGGCGCGGCCGGGCGGGGTGCTGCGCCGCGCCGGGCACACCGAGGCTGGCTGCGACCTGGCGCGGCTGGCGGGGTTCGCGCCGCTGGGCGTGATCTGCGAGATCATGGGGGACTCGGGCGAGATGTCGCGCCTGCCGGACCTGCTGGTCTTCGCGGAGAAGCACGGCCTGAAGGTGGGCAGCATCGCGGACCTGATCGCCTACCGCCTGGCGCACGACCCCTTCATGGAGGTCGCGGCCGAGGCGCGGCTCCCGACCCGCTTCGGGGAGTTCCGGCTGGTGGGCTTTCAGGACACGCTGAGCGGCGCCGAGCACGTGGCCCTGGTGATGGGTGAGGTCACACCGGAGCCGCTGCTGGTGCGGGTGCACAGCGAGTGCCTGACCGGGGACGCCTTCCACAGCCTGAAGTGCGACTGCGGCCCGCAGCTGGACGCCGCCATGCAGGCCATCGCGCAGGAGGGCCGCGGGGCGGTGATCTACCTGCGGCAGGAGGGGCGCGGCATCGGGCTGCTGAACAAGATCCGCGCGTACGCCCTGCAGGACCAGGGGGCGGACACCGTGGACGCCAACCTGAAACTGGGCCTGCCGGCCGACGCCCGCGATTTCGGGATCGGCGCGCAGATGCTGCACCTGCTGGGCGCGCGGGACCTGCGCATCATGACCAACAACCCCCTGAAACTGCACAGCCTGAGCGGCTTCGGCCTGAACGTCGTGGAGCGCGTGCCGCTGCACGTGGGCCACACGCACGAGAACGCCGCGTACCTGCAGACGAAACGCGACCGCATGGGGCACCTGTGA
- a CDS encoding ComF family protein: MTRLPASSSVSAAPERPGRPAPALPAALTGLLRALIPHACPGCGQQLGRAAGLCAPCRAGLHVRLETHSPLRATPAPHLITLGRYAGVNRRAVRELKFTGVRDLAGVLGGALADGLPAHWNIQAVIPVPLHAARQRQRGFNQADLLARAIARPHGLPVHAALTRTRATRQQARQHAADRDDLHGAFTVNARELPRGPLLLVDDVLTTGHTLIACRDALLQAGVAPDDLSYAVIAR, encoded by the coding sequence ATGACCCGGTTGCCCGCCTCCTCTTCCGTCTCTGCCGCCCCGGAGCGGCCCGGTCGCCCGGCTCCTGCCCTTCCCGCCGCCCTCACCGGCCTGCTGCGCGCGCTGATTCCCCACGCCTGCCCCGGCTGCGGGCAGCAGCTCGGCCGGGCCGCGGGCCTGTGCGCCCCCTGCCGCGCGGGCCTGCACGTCCGGCTGGAGACGCACAGCCCCCTGCGCGCCACGCCCGCCCCGCACCTGATCACCCTGGGACGGTACGCCGGCGTGAACCGCCGCGCCGTGCGGGAACTGAAGTTCACCGGTGTCCGCGACCTCGCCGGCGTGCTCGGCGGGGCCCTGGCCGACGGCCTGCCCGCACACTGGAATATTCAGGCGGTGATCCCCGTGCCGCTGCACGCCGCCCGGCAGAGGCAGCGCGGCTTCAACCAAGCCGACCTGCTCGCCCGCGCCATCGCCCGGCCCCACGGCCTGCCGGTCCACGCCGCCCTGACCCGCACCCGCGCCACGCGGCAGCAGGCCCGGCAGCACGCCGCCGACCGCGACGACCTGCACGGCGCCTTCACCGTGAACGCCCGGGAGCTGCCGCGGGGCCCGCTCCTCCTGGTGGACGACGTGCTCACGACCGGCCACACCCTGATCGCCTGCCGGGACGCCCTGCTTCAGGCCGGGGTGGCCCCCGACGACCTCTCCTACGCCGTCATCGCGCGCTGA
- a CDS encoding SDR family oxidoreductase, translating into MPGVVAVIGAAGRTGRHVVRLAHAAGYAVRGLVRTAEQAQAVQALGAVPVYGDLKVEWEAVLDGADAVVWCAGTGRDSTSTEIGRDALIAVARRLMARGPRRLLVVSSKSADHPERVHPALGDALRAKAVSDAFVRGSGLEWTIVRPGGLTDEPGTGQVTVGMDLPGGKIAREDVAAVLVACLEDPRTVGQQFEVLGGEQAIAAALACLSAR; encoded by the coding sequence GTGCCCGGCGTGGTCGCGGTGATCGGCGCGGCCGGCCGCACGGGCCGGCACGTGGTCCGACTTGCCCACGCGGCCGGGTACGCCGTGCGGGGCCTGGTGCGCACCGCGGAGCAGGCGCAGGCGGTGCAGGCGCTGGGCGCCGTGCCGGTCTATGGGGACCTGAAAGTCGAGTGGGAGGCGGTGCTGGACGGCGCGGACGCGGTGGTCTGGTGCGCCGGGACCGGCCGGGACAGCACGTCCACCGAGATCGGCCGGGACGCCCTGATCGCCGTGGCCCGGCGCCTCATGGCGCGCGGCCCGCGCCGGCTGCTGGTGGTGAGCAGCAAGAGCGCCGACCACCCCGAGCGGGTGCACCCGGCGCTGGGGGACGCCCTGCGCGCGAAGGCCGTGTCAGACGCGTTCGTGCGGGGCTCCGGCCTGGAGTGGACCATCGTGCGGCCCGGCGGCCTGACGGACGAGCCGGGCACGGGGCAGGTGACGGTCGGCATGGACCTCCCGGGCGGCAAGATCGCGCGCGAGGACGTCGCGGCGGTGCTCGTCGCCTGCCTGGAGGACCCACGCACGGTGGGCCAGCAGTTCGAGGTGTTGGGCGGGGAGCAGGCCATTGCGGCGGCCCTCGCCTGCCTCAGCGCGCGATGA
- a CDS encoding RNA-binding S4 domain-containing protein has product MTGRARRAADTVRPAPQEERGDVQDTIDLQDFLKLRGVVETGGEAKFRVQGGEVRLNGEVETRRRKKLRRGDVVEYAGHVLKVDF; this is encoded by the coding sequence ATGACGGGACGAGCAAGGCGGGCGGCAGACACGGTGCGGCCGGCCCCGCAGGAGGAACGCGGGGACGTGCAGGACACCATCGACCTTCAGGACTTCCTGAAGCTGCGCGGCGTGGTGGAAACCGGCGGCGAGGCGAAATTCCGCGTGCAGGGCGGCGAGGTCCGCCTGAACGGCGAGGTGGAGACGCGCCGGCGCAAGAAGCTGCGGCGCGGCGACGTGGTCGAGTATGCCGGGCACGTGCTGAAGGTGGACTTCTGA
- a CDS encoding riboflavin synthase, with protein sequence MFTGIVEQVGRVAHTAAQGGNLTVSIEPARMWSDLALGESVACSGTCLTVTGWDERAFTVDLSRETLAKTAPHWQAGRELNLERAMTAQARFGGHIVSGHVDGVGEILSVDAQPGAYTMRVRAPRGMAKFLTPKGSITVDGVSLTLVDVGGPAGSRPEWPAEEFTLWLVPHTLEVTTLKHWVAGTRVNLEADQIAKYVERLLAVRALEVLA encoded by the coding sequence ATGTTCACGGGAATCGTGGAACAGGTGGGCCGCGTGGCTCACACGGCAGCGCAGGGCGGGAACCTGACCGTATCCATCGAGCCGGCGCGGATGTGGAGTGACCTGGCGCTGGGCGAGTCCGTCGCGTGCAGCGGCACGTGCCTGACCGTGACCGGCTGGGACGAGCGCGCCTTCACGGTGGACCTGAGCCGGGAAACGCTGGCGAAAACGGCCCCGCACTGGCAGGCGGGCCGGGAACTGAACCTGGAGCGCGCCATGACCGCGCAGGCGCGGTTCGGGGGGCACATCGTGAGCGGGCACGTGGACGGCGTGGGCGAGATCCTGAGCGTGGACGCCCAGCCCGGCGCGTACACCATGCGCGTGCGGGCGCCCCGCGGCATGGCGAAGTTCCTCACGCCGAAAGGCAGCATCACCGTGGACGGCGTGAGTCTCACGCTGGTGGACGTGGGCGGCCCGGCCGGCAGCCGCCCGGAGTGGCCGGCAGAGGAATTCACGCTGTGGCTGGTGCCGCACACGCTGGAGGTCACCACCCTGAAGCACTGGGTGGCGGGCACGCGCGTGAACCTGGAGGCCGACCAGATCGCCAAGTATGTGGAGCGGCTGCTGGCCGTGCGGGCACTGGAGGTCCTGGCATGA
- the ribH gene encoding 6,7-dimethyl-8-ribityllumazine synthase, with translation MNRIEAHLLATDLKFAVVSTRWNHLIVDRLVEGAELAFVQHGGDTANLDHFVAPGSFEVPLIARQLAETGRYDAVVCLGAVIKGDTDHYDFVAGGAANGILNSSLHTGVPIAFGVLTTDTVEQALNRAGIKAGNKGGEAVLAMIETVNLLKQVRAKV, from the coding sequence ATGAACCGTATTGAGGCCCACCTGCTCGCCACCGACCTGAAGTTCGCCGTCGTCAGCACCCGCTGGAACCACCTGATCGTGGACCGCCTCGTCGAGGGCGCCGAGCTGGCGTTCGTGCAGCACGGCGGCGACACCGCCAACCTGGACCACTTCGTGGCGCCCGGGTCCTTCGAGGTGCCCCTGATCGCCCGCCAGCTCGCGGAAACCGGCCGGTACGACGCGGTGGTGTGCCTGGGCGCCGTGATCAAGGGCGACACCGACCACTATGATTTCGTGGCGGGCGGCGCCGCGAACGGCATCCTGAACTCGTCGCTGCACACCGGCGTGCCCATCGCGTTCGGGGTGCTCACTACCGACACCGTGGAGCAGGCCCTGAACCGCGCGGGCATCAAGGCCGGGAACAAGGGCGGCGAGGCGGTGCTGGCCATGATCGAGACGGTGAATCTGCTGAAACAGGTGCGCGCGAAAGTCTGA